The following is a genomic window from Paenibacillus sp. FSL R5-0766.
TGGAGCGGAAAACGCAGCGTCTGTGTTTGTTGGTGGAGGACTTATTTGAAGCAGCGAAAATGGCGAGCGGAGATGTGGAACTTCATTTAAAACAGATAGACATGGGGGAGTTACTTCGACAGGCTGTAGCAGAATATAGTGATTCGTTCGAGCAGGCAAAGTTACAGATAAGGATTCGAGAGGAGACTGAGCCTGTATACGCAATGGTGGACGGCAGCCGGATGTGGCGTGTTATGGAGAATATGTTGGGAAACGTTTTGAAATATGGTCTGCCCCAATCCAGGGTCTATATTGAACTGATCGAACAAGGAAATCAACTGGAGTTTACGATCAAAAATGTATCCGCATACGAGATGGAGTTCTCATCGGATGAGATTTTTGAACGTTTTAAGCGTGGGGACCGTTCCCGTTCAACGGAGGGTTCAGGTCTAGGCTTGTCCATCGCCAGAAGCATTGTTGAATTGCATGAAGGTTCTATGGGAATACAAGTGGATGGAGACGTATTCAAAGTAAGTGTTTGCCTTCCACGAGTAGACAGGGACATGATCCAAAATACTACCCAACTGGCGATGACCTCTTCCTTCTGAGAGGAAGAAAGCAATACAATTAGGAAATCTTGACAGGTCTGTTGACTTGGATTATTAATCATGATAGATTAATCTTATTCAAGTTAATTTTCCCTGATAGCTCAGTTGGTAGAGCACTCGACTGTTAATCGAGTTGTCACAGGTTCGAGCCCTGTTCGGGGAGCCATTTCTTGGAGAGATACCCAAGTGGCTATAAGGGGACCCTCTGCTAAGGGGTTAGACTGCGTAAGCGGTGCGAGGGTTCGAATCCCTCTCTCTCCGTTAGGTTCGTCGGAGCATAAGCTTTGTTAGCAATACTTCGCAGTCTCGAACGAAGTGAGAGTACCCCTCTCTCCGTTCTGATTGCACAAAAAATCCTCTTCACATTAGACTGGTTAACGGTCAGTGTGAAGGGGATTTTTTGCGTTTACTGATCTTCGGTTATTCCTCGTATACGCTTCTGCTTAAAGTGTAATGCTTAACACCTCGTATAAACCTTTCTTGCCTGCTTCCGTTACTTCGACAGAGCGACTTCCTGTTTTTTGACGAATCCAGTCCAGTTCCGCTAACCGATGTCTGAGTTGTTCCCCAAGCATACCTGAGAGATGATGACGGCGTTCGCTCCAATCCAGACATTTGCGAGCGATGGCCCGGCGTGATCCCGGCTTCATCTGAAGTTCAATTCCGAACGTAGTGAACCACTGTATTCCTTTCTCTGTAACTTGATAATCCTTGCTGTGTGCCTCTTCGGGCTCTGAAAGATACCCCTTCTGTACTAACGCTTCACAGAGCGAGATTCCCAATTTCCCGGCCAGATGACCATAACAGGTCCGTGCATGACTCAGTTGTTGAAGCTGATTGGATTGTTTGAGAGAACGGATCTGTACAGGCGGAGCAATACTGGCCATCGTTTCAATCAGATTAGCAATTTCTTTGTTTGCCAGACGGTAGTATCGATGGCGTCCTTGTTGTTCAACTTCAAGTAATCCTCCCTCTACGAGTTTAGCTAGATGGCTGCTTGCCGTCTGGGGAGTGACACTTGCCATATGAGCAAGCTCTCCTGCGGGCAACGCACGCCCATCTAGCAAGGATGACAGAAAAATAGCACGGCTTGGATCAGCGATTAACGACGCAATAACAGTAATATTCGGATATACATTCATACTTCGATCATATCTGAACTATTACTGTATTACAATCCAGTTGTATCGTCCCATATGGGTCAGATTGAGCTTATAAATCATTGGAATGGGAACAGGAGAGGTACAGGATGAAAAAGATAACGAAACAGGACTTTGCTACAGGGCAGTTGTCCGAGAGTCCAGCAGTGATTCAACATGAAACGATTAATCCCAGTATTTTATATTATGGTACGCCTGTATTGCTGCTAAGCACATTAAATGAGGATGGGTCAACCAACCTGTCACCATTATCTTCGTCTTGGGCGCTTGGAGACTGTCTGGTTCTCGGTCTAGGTACTCAAGGCAAAGCCTATGAAAATCTGAGTCGACATCGGGAGTGTGTGATTAATTTGCCGGATGCGACTATGTGGAAACAGGTTGAGGCATTGGGTCGTTATACGGGAGTTAGCCCGGTTCCTGAGGAGAAAAGGCAGATGGGCTATGAATATTGTCATGATAAATTCACCGTAGCTGGACTGACATCTGAATCATCGGTTCAGGTGGCTCCAG
Proteins encoded in this region:
- a CDS encoding sensor histidine kinase is translated as MFQLIHVAQQLTQAAKEMGEGRFNVQFPEHVTGIMQPLVTQMSGMRQGLQNAIKEQVTSQRMKSELIANVSHDLKTPVTSLVSYIDLLKRDEGTKEEKAGYIQVLERKTQRLCLLVEDLFEAAKMASGDVELHLKQIDMGELLRQAVAEYSDSFEQAKLQIRIREETEPVYAMVDGSRMWRVMENMLGNVLKYGLPQSRVYIELIEQGNQLEFTIKNVSAYEMEFSSDEIFERFKRGDRSRSTEGSGLGLSIARSIVELHEGSMGIQVDGDVFKVSVCLPRVDRDMIQNTTQLAMTSSF
- a CDS encoding winged helix-turn-helix domain-containing protein; this translates as MNVYPNITVIASLIADPSRAIFLSSLLDGRALPAGELAHMASVTPQTASSHLAKLVEGGLLEVEQQGRHRYYRLANKEIANLIETMASIAPPVQIRSLKQSNQLQQLSHARTCYGHLAGKLGISLCEALVQKGYLSEPEEAHSKDYQVTEKGIQWFTTFGIELQMKPGSRRAIARKCLDWSERRHHLSGMLGEQLRHRLAELDWIRQKTGSRSVEVTEAGKKGLYEVLSITL
- a CDS encoding flavin reductase family protein; protein product: MKKITKQDFATGQLSESPAVIQHETINPSILYYGTPVLLLSTLNEDGSTNLSPLSSSWALGDCLVLGLGTQGKAYENLSRHRECVINLPDATMWKQVEALGRYTGVSPVPEEKRQMGYEYCHDKFTVAGLTSESSVQVAPDKIAECPLQIEAAVQHIRIPEHTPFMAIVEVKAVKVHAHTRLISGPNKINPEEWHPLIYNFRHYYGLGERQGGNFRAEN